In the genome of Maribacter forsetii DSM 18668, the window ATGGCGGCGCAACCGTTGGTAAGACTATCTTATGCTCAGCCAGTTGATACCTATGCTACTAACGTTATGGGTACGGTTAACGTATTAGAGTCGGCAAGAAGTTGTACTAACTTAAAAGCTATAGTTTCAGTAACTACAGATAAGTGTTACGAAAACAAAGAGTGGGAATGGGGCTATAGAGAAAATGAACCAATGGGAGGTCACGACCCTTATAGTAGTAGTAAAGGATGTGCCGAATTGGTAACCGCTGCATATAGAAACTCTTTTTTTAATACGAGTGACAGTGCATTTGTAGCTTCTGCTAGAGCAGGAAATGTTATAGGTGGTGGTGATTGGGCAGAAGATCGATTAATACCAGATATTTTAAGAGCATTCGAAAAAAATGAACCTGTTGTAATTAGAAACCCTTTATCCACTAGACCTTGGCAACATGTTTTAGAGCCACTAGCAGGTTATTTAGTTCTTGCCCAAGCTCTTTTTGAGAAAGGCAATGAGTTTGCAGAAGGATGGAACTTTGGTCCTTCGGATGAGGATTGTAAGCCTGTTAGCTGGATTTTAGATAAAATGGTTAGTAGTTGGGGAAAAGGCGCGAATTGGAAGCTAGATAGTAACAACAACCCTCATGAGGCCAATTTTTTAAAACTTGATTGTTCAAAGGCAAAAAAGAAACTTAAATGGCAACCTAAATGGGGTCTTGAGTATACTACAGGTTTAATTATAGATTGGCATCAGAAATGGTTGTCTTCAGAAAACATGCAAGAACATTGTTTAATGGAAATAAAAGAATATTTAAAATAGTAAAATGGAAAAAACAATATCCAAATCAGAACTTTTAAGACAAGAAATAGCAACGCTTGTAGAAAAATTTGCTATTGAAAAATATAAACCTATAGCATTTGAACCAGGTACCTCTGTAATTCCACCTTCCGGTAAGGTTCTTGGAAAGGAAGAGCTTTTAAATATGGTTGAAGCGTCATTAGACGGTTGGTTGACTACGGGTCGATTTAATGAAAAATTTGAAAAAAAACTTGCGGAGTTTTTGGGGGTTAAGCACTGCTTATCTGTAAACTCGGGGTCATCAGCCAATTTAGTGGCTTTCTCTACCTTAACTTCCTCCAAATTAGGTGAAAGAGCTATAAAAAAAGGTGATGAAGTTATTGGTGTTGCTGCTGGTTTTCCAACTACAGTTAATCCTATAGTTCAATTTGGTGCTATTCCAGTTTTTGTTGATGTAGACCTAGATACCCATAATATTAATGCAGATTTGATTGAGGCTGCAATTACTCCTAAAACAAAAGCCATCATGTTAGCACAT includes:
- the rfbG gene encoding CDP-glucose 4,6-dehydratase, with product MEIMDGRVEGKVDSLFWKNKKVFLTGHTGFKGGWLSIWLNSMGAEVKGYALAPNTIPSLFNEVKIDALIDSNFGDIRNLSDLKKSMVEFNPDILIHMAAQPLVRLSYAQPVDTYATNVMGTVNVLESARSCTNLKAIVSVTTDKCYENKEWEWGYRENEPMGGHDPYSSSKGCAELVTAAYRNSFFNTSDSAFVASARAGNVIGGGDWAEDRLIPDILRAFEKNEPVVIRNPLSTRPWQHVLEPLAGYLVLAQALFEKGNEFAEGWNFGPSDEDCKPVSWILDKMVSSWGKGANWKLDSNNNPHEANFLKLDCSKAKKKLKWQPKWGLEYTTGLIIDWHQKWLSSENMQEHCLMEIKEYLK